A genomic stretch from Synechococcus sp. MU1643 includes:
- a CDS encoding RNA helicase, protein MTQSTPATPRSEPDVDRSAPLNSSEIFSFQLDDFQLEAMDALNQGHSVVVSAPTGSGKTLIGEYAIHRALAHGQKVFYTTPLKALSNQKLRDFRDQFGAENVGLMTGDLSVNREASIVVMTTEIFRNMLYAEADEHDDPLADVEAVVLDECHYMNDSQRGTVWEESIIHCLPKVQLVALSATVANAGQLTDWIEKVHGPTTLVMSDHRPVPLQFSFCSAKGLHPLLNDAGTGLHPNCKVWRAPKGHKRKGRSQRPPQPEPPPISFVVAQMAERQMLPAIYFIFSRRGCDKAVRDLGVQCLVTQEEQARIKERLTAYSHDNPEAVRDGIHADALLRGIAAHHAGVLPAWKELIEELFQQGLVKVVFATETLAAGINMPARSTVIAALSKRTERGHRSLMGSEFLQMAGRAGRRGLDTQGYVVTVQSRFEGVREAGQLATSPADPLVSQFTPSYGMVLNLLQRHDLAKARELVERSFGRYLAGLDLVEDEENLSQLRLQLSQMEGVAGDIPWKDFEDYEKMRGRLREERRLLRILQQQAEETLANELTMALQFASTGTLVSLKSHQLRGRVAPAVIVEKVKGPGQFPLLLCLTDENVWILLPCQAVVSIHAELSCLQVDGLEIPELSRSGELRHGDQASGGLALAVAHMARRHDMTTPQYDLAGEVLTQARLVRDLEQEQEQHPAHRWGDRKQLKKHRRRMEDLELEIAERQQLLHQRANRHWETFLALMEILQHFGCLDELDPTEIGRTVAALRGDNELWLGLALMSGHLDDLSPPDLAAVFEAISTEVNRPDLWSGFPPPAAAEEALQDLSGLRRELLRAQERAGVVVPAWWEPELMGLVDAWARGTSWSDLIANTSLDEGDVVRIMRRTVDLLAQVPYCEAISEQLRSHARTALKAINRFPVAEAQDLVPPSAALNPATERAV, encoded by the coding sequence ATGACCCAATCGACACCGGCCACGCCCCGATCAGAGCCCGATGTCGATCGCAGTGCTCCACTGAATTCCTCAGAAATCTTTTCTTTCCAGCTGGATGATTTCCAGCTGGAAGCAATGGATGCCCTCAACCAAGGACATTCGGTCGTGGTCAGTGCACCCACGGGATCCGGCAAAACGCTGATCGGGGAATACGCCATTCATCGCGCCCTAGCCCACGGCCAGAAGGTCTTCTACACCACACCGCTGAAGGCTCTTTCCAACCAGAAACTGCGCGACTTCCGTGATCAGTTCGGTGCGGAGAACGTGGGTTTGATGACAGGTGACCTCAGCGTGAATCGCGAGGCCTCCATCGTGGTGATGACCACGGAGATCTTCCGCAACATGCTCTACGCCGAGGCGGATGAGCACGACGATCCCCTGGCTGATGTGGAAGCGGTGGTGCTCGATGAGTGCCACTACATGAACGACTCTCAGCGGGGCACGGTCTGGGAGGAGTCGATCATTCACTGCCTTCCCAAGGTGCAGCTGGTGGCGCTCTCTGCCACCGTGGCCAATGCCGGGCAGCTGACCGACTGGATCGAGAAGGTTCATGGTCCGACCACGTTGGTGATGAGTGATCACCGGCCGGTGCCGCTGCAGTTCAGCTTCTGTAGTGCCAAGGGTCTGCACCCGCTTTTGAATGACGCCGGCACGGGTTTGCATCCCAACTGCAAGGTCTGGCGCGCCCCCAAGGGGCACAAGCGCAAAGGGCGTTCCCAGAGGCCGCCGCAACCGGAGCCACCGCCGATCAGCTTCGTTGTGGCCCAGATGGCCGAGCGGCAGATGCTTCCTGCCATCTATTTCATCTTCAGCCGCCGCGGTTGTGACAAGGCGGTCCGGGATCTGGGGGTGCAGTGCCTGGTAACCCAAGAGGAGCAGGCGCGCATCAAGGAGCGCTTAACCGCTTACAGCCATGACAACCCCGAGGCCGTTCGGGATGGAATTCACGCTGATGCGCTGCTGCGGGGCATCGCTGCCCACCATGCCGGTGTTCTGCCCGCCTGGAAGGAGTTGATCGAGGAGCTCTTCCAGCAGGGGTTGGTGAAGGTGGTCTTTGCCACGGAGACCCTGGCGGCGGGCATCAACATGCCGGCCCGCAGCACGGTGATTGCGGCCCTCTCCAAGCGCACCGAACGGGGGCATCGCTCCCTGATGGGCAGTGAGTTCCTCCAGATGGCCGGTCGGGCCGGGCGGCGTGGCCTCGACACCCAGGGCTACGTCGTGACAGTGCAAAGCAGGTTCGAAGGTGTGCGTGAAGCAGGTCAGCTGGCAACGAGTCCTGCCGACCCCCTGGTGAGCCAGTTCACCCCCAGCTACGGCATGGTTCTGAACCTGCTGCAGCGCCACGATTTGGCCAAGGCCAGGGAGCTGGTCGAGCGCAGTTTTGGCCGCTATCTGGCGGGGCTTGACCTCGTGGAAGATGAGGAGAACCTCTCCCAGCTGAGGTTGCAACTCAGCCAGATGGAGGGCGTCGCCGGCGACATCCCCTGGAAAGACTTTGAGGACTACGAAAAAATGCGTGGGCGGCTCCGCGAAGAACGGCGCTTGCTCCGCATTCTTCAGCAGCAGGCCGAGGAGACGCTGGCCAACGAGCTGACGATGGCCCTGCAGTTCGCCAGCACCGGCACCCTGGTCAGCCTCAAATCGCATCAGCTGCGGGGGCGAGTCGCGCCCGCGGTGATCGTTGAGAAGGTGAAGGGGCCCGGTCAGTTCCCGCTGCTGCTCTGCCTGACTGATGAAAATGTCTGGATCCTGCTGCCTTGCCAGGCCGTGGTGAGCATCCACGCGGAGCTCAGTTGTCTGCAGGTGGACGGGCTGGAGATCCCGGAGTTGTCCCGTTCCGGCGAGTTGCGCCATGGCGATCAGGCCAGCGGGGGTTTGGCGTTAGCCGTGGCCCACATGGCCCGGCGCCACGACATGACCACCCCGCAATACGACCTGGCTGGGGAGGTGTTGACGCAGGCCCGGCTGGTGCGGGATCTCGAGCAGGAGCAGGAGCAGCATCCGGCCCATCGCTGGGGAGATCGCAAACAGCTGAAGAAGCACCGCCGGCGCATGGAAGATCTGGAACTGGAGATTGCCGAACGGCAGCAGCTGCTGCATCAGCGGGCCAACCGTCACTGGGAGACCTTCCTGGCCTTGATGGAGATCCTGCAGCACTTCGGATGTCTTGATGAGCTAGATCCCACAGAGATTGGCCGCACTGTTGCTGCCTTGCGAGGCGACAACGAACTCTGGCTGGGGCTGGCTCTGATGAGTGGGCATCTCGATGACCTCTCCCCCCCAGACCTGGCGGCGGTGTTCGAGGCGATCAGCACAGAGGTCAACCGCCCCGACCTGTGGAGTGGCTTCCCGCCGCCTGCGGCGGCTGAGGAAGCTCTCCAGGATCTGTCGGGTCTTCGTCGCGAGCTGCTACGGGCCCAGGAACGCGCTGGTGTGGTGGTGCCGGCCTGGTGGGAACCCGAGCTCATGGGTCTTGTGGATGCCTGGGCGCGGGGAACGTCCTGGAGCGATCTCATCGCCAACACGTCCTTGGACGAGGGTGATGTGGTGCGGATCATGCGCCGCACTGTGGATCTTCTGGCCCAGGTGCCCTACTGCGAAGCGATCAGCGAGCAATTGCGCAGCCATGCCCGTACGGCATTGAAAGCGATCAACCGCTTCCCCGTGGCAGAGGCCCAGGATCTGGTGCCGCCCTCCGCTGCGCTCAACCCGGCAACGGAACGGGCGGTCTGA
- the rfbB gene encoding dTDP-glucose 4,6-dehydratase encodes MVSSMPSASDLLEARRRVLVTGGAGFIGGAVVRRLLRETTVTVFNLDKMGYASDLSSIEEVLSELGEAANDRHRLQQVDLTDAAAVEAAVQEADPDLVMHLAAESHVDRSISRPGVFVESNVNGTYNLLQAVRGHYEGLSGERRDAFRMHHISTDEVFGSLGSEGRFSETTPYDPRSPYSASKAASDHLVQAWHHTFGLPVVLTNCSNNYGPWQFPEKLIPVVTLKAAECESIPLYGDGLNVRDWLYVEDHVDALLLAACHGTSGRSYCVGGHGERTNKEVVHAICEQLDQSCPSSAPHTDLITPVTDRPGHDRRYAIDPSRISSELGWTPRHDVKQGLAETVRWYLSHQGWCKKVRERAGYDGSRLGMGTVATHGTTPDR; translated from the coding sequence ATGGTTTCATCCATGCCTTCCGCCTCCGACCTGCTGGAAGCTCGCCGCAGAGTTCTGGTCACCGGAGGTGCCGGCTTCATTGGCGGCGCCGTCGTGCGCAGGCTGCTGCGGGAGACCACAGTCACCGTCTTCAATCTCGACAAGATGGGCTATGCCAGCGACCTGTCCTCGATTGAGGAGGTGCTGAGCGAGCTGGGCGAAGCGGCGAACGATCGGCACAGGCTTCAGCAGGTAGATCTGACAGATGCAGCAGCCGTTGAGGCTGCGGTGCAGGAGGCCGACCCCGATCTGGTGATGCACCTGGCAGCAGAAAGCCACGTGGATCGATCCATCTCCCGTCCTGGTGTGTTCGTCGAGAGCAACGTCAACGGCACCTACAACCTCCTTCAGGCAGTGCGGGGCCACTACGAGGGCTTGAGCGGTGAACGCCGGGACGCTTTCCGAATGCACCACATCAGCACCGATGAAGTCTTTGGTTCACTGGGCTCCGAGGGGCGCTTTTCGGAAACAACGCCCTACGACCCCCGCAGCCCCTACTCCGCAAGCAAGGCGGCAAGCGATCACCTGGTTCAGGCCTGGCACCACACCTTTGGGCTTCCCGTGGTGCTCACCAACTGCTCAAACAACTATGGCCCCTGGCAGTTCCCGGAAAAACTGATTCCCGTGGTCACCTTGAAGGCGGCTGAATGTGAATCAATTCCTCTTTACGGCGATGGGCTGAATGTGCGGGATTGGTTGTACGTGGAAGACCACGTCGATGCACTGCTTCTGGCGGCCTGCCACGGAACGTCGGGCCGCAGTTACTGCGTTGGCGGCCACGGTGAGCGCACCAACAAAGAGGTCGTTCATGCCATCTGCGAGCAGTTGGATCAGAGCTGCCCTTCATCAGCTCCCCACACGGACTTAATCACACCAGTCACCGACCGCCCAGGCCATGACCGCCGCTACGCGATTGACCCAAGCCGCATTAGCTCCGAACTTGGCTGGACCCCTCGCCACGATGTGAAACAGGGTCTAGCGGAGACCGTGCGCTGGTACTTGTCCCACCAGGGGTGGTGCAAGAAAGTTCGCGAGCGGGCGGGATATGACGGCAGCAGGTTGGGTATGGGAACGGTGGCAACTCACGGGACAACACCGGACCGTTGA
- a CDS encoding class II fumarate hydratase → MIEAPLDRAEEPMTLPFRIETDSLGGIEVASEALWGAQTQRSLQNFAISDERIPLEIIQALAWIKRSCATVNGQHALLSPQQVDLICTAADAIASGQHNDQFPLRVWQTGSGTQTNMNINEVISNLASQASGTALGSHSPVHPNDHVNRSQSTNDVFPAAIHVAAAKQLKDGLLPALNSLVQALDAKAQAWMPIVKIGRTHLQDAVPLRLGDEVAAWRDQLKQAQAWLEDCLASLGDLPLGGTAVGTGLNTPPGFRHAVAEALSRVAGVEVRPADNLFAVMAGHDALVHAMGQLRLLAVALLRIANDVRLLGCGPRAGLGELRLPANEPGSSIMPGKINPTQCEAIAMVCTQVIGLDGAVAAAGAGGHLQMNVYKPLIGFNLLQSIRMLKDAMTSFRQNLVEGLEPDQEQIQRFVDRSLMLVTALTPSIGYEKASAIAQHAHDQGLTLKQAALELGHITPADFDQQVNPGAMAAPEA, encoded by the coding sequence ATGATCGAAGCACCGCTTGATCGCGCCGAGGAACCGATGACGCTGCCGTTCAGGATTGAAACCGACAGCCTGGGTGGCATTGAGGTGGCGTCCGAAGCGCTCTGGGGAGCCCAGACCCAGCGGTCGCTTCAGAACTTCGCCATAAGCGACGAACGAATCCCACTCGAGATCATCCAGGCCCTGGCATGGATCAAGCGCTCCTGCGCAACGGTGAACGGCCAGCATGCGCTTCTGAGCCCTCAACAGGTTGACCTGATCTGCACGGCGGCGGATGCCATTGCCTCTGGCCAGCACAACGATCAGTTCCCGCTTCGGGTCTGGCAGACCGGAAGCGGAACCCAGACCAACATGAACATCAACGAGGTGATCAGCAATCTGGCGTCTCAGGCCTCAGGCACCGCCCTCGGCAGTCACAGCCCAGTGCACCCGAATGACCACGTCAATCGGTCGCAATCCACCAATGATGTATTTCCCGCAGCCATCCATGTCGCCGCGGCCAAGCAACTGAAGGATGGGCTGCTGCCAGCGCTCAATTCCCTGGTTCAGGCCTTGGATGCCAAAGCCCAGGCCTGGATGCCAATCGTCAAGATTGGCCGCACCCATCTGCAGGATGCGGTGCCCCTGCGTCTTGGCGATGAAGTCGCCGCTTGGCGTGATCAACTCAAACAAGCCCAGGCTTGGCTGGAGGACTGTCTGGCCAGCCTCGGCGATCTCCCTCTTGGGGGCACCGCGGTGGGCACAGGATTGAACACACCGCCGGGCTTCCGTCATGCCGTGGCGGAGGCGCTGAGCCGGGTCGCTGGCGTCGAGGTCCGTCCTGCTGACAACCTCTTCGCGGTGATGGCCGGCCATGACGCCCTCGTCCATGCGATGGGCCAACTTCGTCTGCTGGCGGTGGCCCTGCTCCGCATCGCCAACGACGTGCGTCTGCTCGGGTGTGGCCCCAGGGCGGGTCTAGGGGAGTTGCGGCTTCCCGCCAACGAACCCGGCAGCTCGATCATGCCGGGGAAAATCAATCCCACCCAGTGCGAAGCCATCGCCATGGTCTGCACCCAGGTGATCGGACTCGATGGAGCCGTGGCAGCAGCCGGCGCCGGCGGCCATCTGCAGATGAATGTCTATAAGCCCTTGATCGGCTTCAACCTGCTGCAGTCGATCCGCATGCTCAAGGACGCCATGACCAGCTTCCGCCAGAACTTGGTGGAGGGCTTGGAGCCGGATCAGGAACAGATTCAGCGGTTCGTTGATCGCTCCTTGATGCTGGTCACCGCTTTGACCCCGAGCATCGGTTACGAGAAGGCCAGTGCCATCGCTCAGCATGCCCACGATCAGGGGCTGACTCTGAAGCAGGCGGCCTTGGAGCTGGGCCACATCACCCCAGCAGACTTTGATCAGCAGGTGAATCCCGGCGCCATGGCCGCTCCGGAAGCCTGA